The Coffea arabica cultivar ET-39 chromosome 3c, Coffea Arabica ET-39 HiFi, whole genome shotgun sequence genome contains a region encoding:
- the LOC113734458 gene encoding protein SICKLE-like isoform X1, with amino-acid sequence MSAAMEESEKRKERLNALRREADQAGVHGDSENFMGASYTLANPLIEASVPPSVHAELQAAPRFDYYTDPMSAFSANKRGKVSHQISPDYFTPPRPVRPDMTNPWGHPAYQAQATYCADQSMFQSPRPYHRPGPFRSPRGTPSPFGTPEGGGSSGTPPYVSSNFSRGGSVGSPGFAPGGSPSFNDGHIRGYGCINSPESGFGNFGSPYPNSGRGQSRWLGNNSPQASGRGRGRGQGYNAPVSANSGRRVGSHDFLSAEHNPGRFYNKSMVEDPWATLKPVIWRRKDAPTLGTHHSKKSWLPESIRGKKAQVSEVSHKYSSGRSFAEDLAASFHAATNYESADDNDDGNDFVE; translated from the exons ATGTCAGCTGCAATGGAAGAGTCagaaaagaggaaagaaaggcTGAATGCATTGCGTAGGGAAGCTGATCAGGCTGGAGTGCACGGCGATTCTGAGAATTTTATGGGTGCATCTTATACTCTTGCCAACCCATTGATTGAAGCCTCGGTCCCCCCATCTGTGCATGCAGAGCTACAGGCAGCTCCTAGATTTGATTATTACACAGATCCGATGTCAGCATTTTCAGCAAACAAGAGGGGCAAGGTCAGCCATCAAATTTCACCAGACTATTTCACGCCTCCAA GACCAGTTAGACCAGATATGACCAACCCTTGGGGCCATCCAGCTTATCAAGCCCAAGCCACCTACTGTGCAGATCAGAGTATGTTTCAATCTCCACGACCATACCACAGACCTGGCCCTTTCAGGAGTCCAAGGGGAACACCAAGTCCTTTTGGCACACCAGAAGGCGGCGGATCAAGCGGAACACCTCCCTACGTTTCATCAaacttttcaagaggaggtagCGTTGGTAGTCCAGGCTTTGCACCAGGAGGTAGTCCGAGTTTTAATGATGGCCATATCAGAGGCTATGGTTGCATCAACAGTCCTGAGAGTGGGTTTGGTAATTTTGGTAGCCCTTATCCTAATTCAGGGAGAGGCCAAAGTCGGTGGCTTGGTAACAACAGCCCCCAGGCTTCAGGAAGAGGTAGAGGTCGAGGGCAAGGATACAACGCTCCAGTTTCAGCTAATAGTGGTAGAAGAGTAGGTTCACATGATTTCTTGTCAGCTGAGCATAATCCGGGTAGGTTTTACAATAAATCAATGGTAGAAGATCCATGGGCAACGCTAAAACCTGTCATTTGGAGGAGAAAAGATGCTCCAACTTTGGGTACCCATCACTCCAAAAAATCCTGGCTTCCAGAATCCATTAGAGGTAAAAAGGCTCAAGTTTCAGAAGTATCGCACAAATATAGTTCTGGGAGAAGCTTTGCAGAAGACCTTGCCGCATCATTTCATGCAGCAACAAATTACGAATCTGCTGACGACAATGACGATGGCAATGACTTTGTGGAATAG
- the LOC113734458 gene encoding protein SICKLE-like isoform X2, with the protein MEESEKRKERLNALRREADQAGVHGDSENFMGASYTLANPLIEASVPPSVHAELQAAPRFDYYTDPMSAFSANKRGKVSHQISPDYFTPPRPVRPDMTNPWGHPAYQAQATYCADQSMFQSPRPYHRPGPFRSPRGTPSPFGTPEGGGSSGTPPYVSSNFSRGGSVGSPGFAPGGSPSFNDGHIRGYGCINSPESGFGNFGSPYPNSGRGQSRWLGNNSPQASGRGRGRGQGYNAPVSANSGRRVGSHDFLSAEHNPGRFYNKSMVEDPWATLKPVIWRRKDAPTLGTHHSKKSWLPESIRGKKAQVSEVSHKYSSGRSFAEDLAASFHAATNYESADDNDDGNDFVE; encoded by the exons ATGGAAGAGTCagaaaagaggaaagaaaggcTGAATGCATTGCGTAGGGAAGCTGATCAGGCTGGAGTGCACGGCGATTCTGAGAATTTTATGGGTGCATCTTATACTCTTGCCAACCCATTGATTGAAGCCTCGGTCCCCCCATCTGTGCATGCAGAGCTACAGGCAGCTCCTAGATTTGATTATTACACAGATCCGATGTCAGCATTTTCAGCAAACAAGAGGGGCAAGGTCAGCCATCAAATTTCACCAGACTATTTCACGCCTCCAA GACCAGTTAGACCAGATATGACCAACCCTTGGGGCCATCCAGCTTATCAAGCCCAAGCCACCTACTGTGCAGATCAGAGTATGTTTCAATCTCCACGACCATACCACAGACCTGGCCCTTTCAGGAGTCCAAGGGGAACACCAAGTCCTTTTGGCACACCAGAAGGCGGCGGATCAAGCGGAACACCTCCCTACGTTTCATCAaacttttcaagaggaggtagCGTTGGTAGTCCAGGCTTTGCACCAGGAGGTAGTCCGAGTTTTAATGATGGCCATATCAGAGGCTATGGTTGCATCAACAGTCCTGAGAGTGGGTTTGGTAATTTTGGTAGCCCTTATCCTAATTCAGGGAGAGGCCAAAGTCGGTGGCTTGGTAACAACAGCCCCCAGGCTTCAGGAAGAGGTAGAGGTCGAGGGCAAGGATACAACGCTCCAGTTTCAGCTAATAGTGGTAGAAGAGTAGGTTCACATGATTTCTTGTCAGCTGAGCATAATCCGGGTAGGTTTTACAATAAATCAATGGTAGAAGATCCATGGGCAACGCTAAAACCTGTCATTTGGAGGAGAAAAGATGCTCCAACTTTGGGTACCCATCACTCCAAAAAATCCTGGCTTCCAGAATCCATTAGAGGTAAAAAGGCTCAAGTTTCAGAAGTATCGCACAAATATAGTTCTGGGAGAAGCTTTGCAGAAGACCTTGCCGCATCATTTCATGCAGCAACAAATTACGAATCTGCTGACGACAATGACGATGGCAATGACTTTGTGGAATAG
- the LOC113734459 gene encoding uncharacterized protein has product MSARQLKKVLEEQEATQQQQEELLNRNDESESPESSVPAQNPFDLLMDDNDSDDHHDSDKGDEVEAAHASRYQNVIEKHPSMVKGSVTSILSANQKSKKKKKKKSKADLSSNVEDHERSCNVTLENLSLEVDSSSQQRIASYSRKAKSANISGKDSIVKQLKPSILQVDPKFLSAENELRRIFGSKVVNSFEKGHQAGNSRQSLAGRRGSYSHRRTILVSPSEHWLRWDGSLSMELLESSNGVNYFRYVHSPSYSQAQRAFEAAKAIHDLNGIASILLHHPYHIDSLITLAEYFKFSGEHQMSADATAKCLYGLECAWHPMFTPLQGNCQLKYSHETNKPLFSTLFTHMKNMDRRGCHRSALEICKLLLSLDSDDPVGGLFCIDYFALRAEEYLWLERFSEEYGSDNSLWLFPNFSYSLAVCRFYLEKKEDTGDVDKTDGKASSNDLMKQALMLHPSVLKKLVNKVPLKEQVWTSILQHGFFKSEQSGSPTLDHLISMYVERSYLIWRLPDLQKFLRDSAHSVIATLKDKGTDANDWACVRKEAFSSEKNEYRHLLISDFSDSVPTMPPDNLQNFMVDPRMREAQNAEQVGGRPFPDRAPRDLTNRNALAVLLESMLPWFDYGQGDGEHNENDHHDQAN; this is encoded by the exons ATGTCAGCTCGCCAGTTGAAGAAAGTTCTGGAAGAACAAGAAGCTACACAGCAGCAACAGGAGGAGCTGCTGAACAGGAACGATGAGTCTGAATCCCCTGAGTCATCTGTCCCAGCACAGAATCCCTTTGATCTTCTCATGGATGACAATGACAGCGATGATCACCACGACTCAGACAAG GGAGATGAAGTGGAAGCTGCTCATGCATCTCGATATCAAAATGTAATTGAAAAACATCCTTCAATGGTAAAAGGTTCTGTAACCTCGATTTTGTCGGCAAaccaaaaatcaaagaaaaagaaaaagaagaagtccaaggcagatttatCATCAAATGTTGAAGATCATGAAAGATCCTGTAATGTGACATTGGAAAATCTATCTCTTGAAGTCGATTCTTCTAGCCAACAGCGTATTGCTTCATATAGCAGAAAAGCCAAGTCTGCAAATATAAGTGGCAAAGACAGTATTGTGAAGCAGTTGAAACCCTCTATTCTACAAGTTGATCCCAAATTTCTCAGTGCAGAAAATGAGTTACGAAGGATATTTGGTTCTAAGGTAGTGAATTCATTTGAAAAAGGGCATCAAGCTGGAAATTCCAGGCAGTCACTTGCTGGTCGGCGAGGGAGTTACAGTCATAGAAGGACTATTCTTGTTTCTCCGTCTGAACACTGGCTTCGATGGGATGGGTCTTTGTCTATGGAACTTTTAGAGAGCAGCAATGGGGTCAATTATTTCCG GTATGTACATTCACCATCTTACAGCCAAGCCCAGAGAGCATTCGAAGCTGCCAAGGCAATCCACGACCTTAATGGAATTGCAAGCATTTTGTTGCACCACCCTTATCATATAGATTCCCTCATAACATTGGCAGAGTATTTTAAATTTTCGGGGGAACATCAAATGTCAGCTGATGCAACAGCTAAGTGCCTTTATGGTTTGGAATGTGCATGGCACCCGATGTTCACTCCTTTGCAGGGCAACTGCCAATTGAAATATAGCCATGAGACCAACAAGCCCCTCTTCTCTACACTTTTTACTCACATGAAAAACATGGATAGGCGTGGCTGCCACCGTTCTGCTCTTGAAATTTGCAAATTGTTGCTCTCTCTAGATTCAGATGATCCAGTCGGAGGCCTGTTCTGCATCGATTATTTTGCTCTTAGGGCAGAGGAGTATTTGTGGCTGGAAAGATTTTCTGAAGAGTACGGAAGTGACAACTCCCTTTGGTTATTTCCAAATTTTTCTTATTCCCTTGCCGTTTGTCGGTTTTACcttgaaaaaaaggaagacaCAGGAGATGTGGATAAGACAGATGGAAAGGCTTCATCAAATGACCTCATGAAACAGGCCTTGATGTTGCATCCATCAGTATTGAAGAAATTAGTGAATAAGGTGCCTTTGAAAGAGCAGGTGTGGACAAGCATACTTCAGCATGGTTTCTTTAAATCTGAGCAATCAGGAAGCCCAACGTTGGATCACTTGATCAGCATGTATGTTGAAAGGAGTTATCTTATATGGAGGCTTCCTGATCTGCAAAAGTTTCTTCGTGACTCTGCTCATTCAGTCATTGCAACTCTGAAAGACAAAGGAACTGATGCAAATGATTGGGCTTGCGTGAGGAAAGAGGCCTTTTCATCAGAGAAAAATGA GTATCGGCATCTCCTGATATCAGATTTCTCTGATTCTGTGCCAACTATGCCACCtgataatttgcaaaacttCATGGTTGATCCAAGGATGAGAGAGGCCCAGAATGCTGAACAAGTTGGGGGGCGTCCTTTTCCCGATCGTGCTCCCCGGGATTTAACAAACCGAAATGCACTAGCTGTCCTACTCGAATCTATGCTACCTTGGTTTGACTACGGACAAGGAGATGGTGAGCATAACGAGAATGATCATCATGACCAGGCCAATTAA
- the LOC113734798 gene encoding putative small ubiquitin-related modifier 8, whose translation MSANGGESTASIEMEKSKVTESTVAIKVTSQDGKETFFRIRRESQMKKLLIAYCQKFFLNYQTTRFFYEGDYFNHNKTPNELGMEDDVLIECLVEQLGGGGMSSSPKMAD comes from the exons ATGTCTGCAAACGGAGGAGAGAGCACTGCCAGTATAGAAATGGAGAAGTCCAAAGTTACTGAGAGCACTGTTGCCATCAAGGTGACAAGCCAG GATGGAAAGGAGACCTTTTTCAGGATTAGACGTGAGAGCCAAATGAAGAAACTTCTGATTGCTTACTGCCAGAAGTTTTTTCTGAACTACCAAACAACCCGTTTCTTTTATGAAGGAGATTACTTCAATCATAACAAAACTCCTAATGAG CTCGGAATGGAAGATGATGTTCTGATTGAGTGCTTGGTCGAACAACTTGGAGGTGGTGGTATGAGTTCTTCACCAAAGATGGCAGATTAA
- the LOC113737081 gene encoding small ubiquitin-related modifier 2, whose product MARRCSGRKRPLEMSYEPFDEMVLLRMLGQDGKMMLFKVKRNKPLKTLLMKYCDYKKFDYSTVNFLHLGRRVLVRSTPQELGMRDGDIIEAMVHVDGGGDVKDIQKMRPA is encoded by the exons ATGGCAAGGCGTTGCAGCGGCAGGAAGAGGCCACTGGAAATGAGTTATGAGCCATTCGATGAGATGGTCCTCCTTAGGATGCTTGGCCAG GATGGTAAGATGATGCTTTTTAAAGTCAAACGAAACAAACCACTGAAGACCCTTTTGATGAAGTACTGTGACTACAAAAAATTCGATTACAGTACTGTGAACTTCTTACACCTTGGACGCAGAGTTCTTGTGAGAAGCACCCCACAGGAG CTTGGCATGCGAGATGGAGATATTATTGAAGCTATGGTGCATGTGGACGGAGGAGGTGATGTTAAGGATATCCAAAAGATGCGGCCTGCTTAG